In Proteobacteria bacterium CG1_02_64_396, a genomic segment contains:
- a CDS encoding 50S ribosomal protein L17 yields the protein MNHRNSGRKLGRTGSHRRAMMANMLSSLIEHEQIRTTLPKAKELRRFADTMMTLGKRGDLHARRQAIAKIRDQGAVAKLFEDLAKRSASRPGGYTRVLKAGIRPGDAAPMAIIEWVDR from the coding sequence ATGAACCACCGCAATTCAGGCCGCAAATTGGGGCGTACCGGCTCCCACCGCCGGGCCATGATGGCGAATATGCTCTCCTCGTTGATCGAGCATGAGCAGATCCGTACCACCCTGCCCAAGGCCAAGGAACTGCGTCGCTTTGCCGACACCATGATGACCCTTGGCAAACGTGGTGATCTGCATGCCCGCCGTCAGGCGATCGCCAAGATTCGCGATCAGGGTGCGGTTGCCAAGTTGTTCGAGGATCTGGCCAAGCGCTCGGCCAGCCGTCCCGGCGGTTACACCCGCGTGCTGAAAGCTGGGATCCGTCCCGGCGATGCCGCTCCGATGGCGATCATCGAGTGGGTGGATCGCTGA
- a CDS encoding translation initiation factor IF-1, with amino-acid sequence MAKEDTIEMEGTVAETLPNAMFRVELENGHILLAHISGKMRKHYIRILPGDRVTVELTPYDLTRGRIIYRSK; translated from the coding sequence ATGGCTAAAGAAGACACCATCGAGATGGAAGGCACGGTCGCCGAGACCTTGCCCAACGCAATGTTTCGGGTCGAGCTTGAGAATGGCCACATTTTGTTGGCCCACATCTCCGGGAAGATGCGTAAACACTACATTCGGATTTTGCCGGGTGATCGGGTCACTGTTGAGCTGACCCCCTATGATCTAACCCGCGGCCGGATTATTTACCGTTCGAAATAA
- a CDS encoding 50S ribosomal protein L36 — translation MKVRPSVKTICPKCKVIRRKGVVRIICENPKHKQRQG, via the coding sequence ATGAAGGTTCGTCCCAGCGTTAAAACCATTTGCCCTAAGTGCAAGGTGATCCGCCGTAAAGGTGTGGTTCGCATCATCTGCGAAAACCCCAAGCACAAGCAGCGGCAAGGTTGA
- a CDS encoding 30S ribosomal protein S13, producing MARIAGVNLPNNKRVEIALTYVYGIGRSSAKRIIEQASIDAQTRLGDLAEPELARLREIIEHNFRVEGDLRREISMNIKHLMDLGNYRGLRHRRGLPVRGQRTHTNARTRKGPRKPIAGKKK from the coding sequence GTGGCCCGTATTGCTGGCGTCAATCTGCCGAACAACAAGCGCGTCGAAATTGCTTTGACTTACGTCTATGGCATTGGCCGTTCGTCCGCTAAGCGGATCATCGAACAGGCCAGCATCGATGCTCAGACCCGTTTGGGCGACCTTGCCGAGCCCGAGTTGGCTCGTCTGCGTGAGATCATTGAGCACAACTTCCGGGTTGAAGGTGACCTTCGCCGGGAAATCTCCATGAACATCAAGCATCTGATGGATCTCGGCAACTATCGCGGCCTGCGCCATCGCCGTGGCTTGCCGGTTCGTGGTCAACGGACCCATACCAACGCACGGACCCGTAAGGGGCCGCGTAAGCCGATCGCCGGCAAGAAGAAATAA
- a CDS encoding adenylate kinase, with the protein MKKQIILFGPPGVGKGTQAQILTGDLGIPQISTGDLLRAAVRQQSPLGVEAKGYMDGGKLVPDALVVAMIEERLQQSDAQDGFLLDGFPRTVAQAQALSAMLEAHGRGIEAVVALEVNDETVVHRLSGRLSCPACGASFHRSNHPPKVDGVCNQCGGALIVRSDDQEETIRHRLEAYHGQTAPVLDFYAHQGLVTQIAGDAPISDVTVRILEALN; encoded by the coding sequence GTGAAGAAACAAATCATCCTGTTTGGCCCTCCCGGTGTCGGAAAGGGAACTCAGGCTCAGATTTTGACCGGTGATCTCGGGATTCCCCAAATTTCGACGGGGGATCTCCTTCGGGCCGCTGTTCGCCAGCAAAGCCCGTTGGGGGTGGAGGCTAAGGGCTACATGGATGGGGGAAAGTTGGTCCCCGATGCTCTGGTGGTTGCGATGATCGAAGAGAGATTGCAACAATCCGATGCCCAAGATGGTTTTCTGCTTGATGGCTTTCCTCGTACCGTGGCCCAAGCGCAGGCGCTCAGCGCGATGCTTGAGGCTCACGGTCGTGGTATCGAGGCAGTTGTGGCGCTTGAGGTTAACGACGAAACGGTTGTTCATCGCTTGTCGGGGAGACTTTCATGCCCTGCATGCGGCGCCTCGTTCCATCGCAGCAATCATCCGCCCAAAGTTGACGGGGTTTGCAATCAGTGCGGCGGCGCTTTGATTGTCCGGTCGGATGATCAAGAGGAAACGATCCGCCATCGCCTGGAAGCCTACCACGGCCAAACGGCGCCGGTGCTCGACTTTTATGCCCATCAGGGGCTGGTGACCCAGATTGCGGGGGACGCTCCAATTTCGGACGTTACCGTGCGCATTCTGGAAGCCCTGAACTGA
- a CDS encoding type II secretion system protein GspE — translation MAESLTDQPAEVVTPLPAAPLRIEDLPLDPRWIGSVPIPYARRAKVLPFAEHEGVVQVAVGEGEDPTATIRELIHLRAVLKMPVAAVPMPPALFESLVNRGYDALGSALEDVPDLAGEGLDALAQDLVPADLLDAEDDAPIIRLVNGLLSEAVKDRASDIHIEPYERGLAVRFRVDGVLHNVLRPPKAAQAALTSRIKIQAGLDIAEKRIPQDGRIALRVAGREVDVRVSTLPTSHGERIVMRLLDKGGHLLTLPELGIPELERAAIEKMIQSPHGILLVTGPTGSGKSTTLYGALTTLNTAERNIITVEDPVEYQLAGVGQIQVNAKVGLTFASGLRAILRQDPDVIMVGEIRDRETAEIAIQASLTGHLVFSTLHTNDAATAATRLIDMGVEPFLVGSSLIGILAQRLVRRLCPHCRREAEVTAAVQEELESVIAAPVHFHPEGCDKCLGTGYIGRVGIYELIVVDDALRDLIQAGVPSSKLRDAAKSKGMHTLRDSGARLVAQGVTSVEEVLRVTRMDL, via the coding sequence GTGGCTGAGTCGCTGACCGATCAACCTGCCGAGGTGGTGACGCCCCTCCCTGCTGCCCCTCTGCGCATCGAGGATCTCCCCCTTGACCCCCGCTGGATTGGATCGGTGCCGATTCCCTATGCCCGCCGCGCCAAAGTGCTCCCCTTTGCCGAACACGAAGGGGTGGTCCAGGTCGCGGTTGGCGAGGGCGAGGATCCTACCGCCACCATCCGCGAACTGATTCATCTGCGCGCCGTGCTCAAGATGCCGGTTGCCGCAGTACCGATGCCCCCTGCGTTGTTTGAAAGTCTGGTCAACCGTGGCTACGACGCCTTGGGTTCGGCGCTGGAGGATGTCCCCGACCTGGCCGGGGAGGGGCTCGACGCCCTGGCTCAGGACTTGGTCCCCGCCGATCTGCTCGACGCCGAGGACGACGCCCCCATCATCCGGCTGGTCAACGGTCTGCTCAGCGAGGCGGTGAAAGACCGGGCCTCTGATATTCACATCGAACCCTACGAACGGGGGCTGGCGGTCCGCTTCCGGGTCGACGGGGTGCTCCACAACGTTCTGCGTCCCCCCAAGGCGGCTCAGGCGGCGCTGACATCTCGCATCAAAATCCAGGCCGGACTCGACATCGCCGAGAAACGGATCCCCCAGGACGGCCGCATCGCTTTGCGGGTGGCGGGACGCGAGGTGGATGTGCGCGTCTCGACCCTGCCGACCTCCCACGGCGAGCGGATTGTCATGCGTCTGCTCGACAAGGGTGGGCACCTGCTCACTTTGCCCGAGCTCGGCATTCCCGAGCTGGAGCGGGCCGCCATCGAAAAGATGATCCAGTCGCCCCATGGCATTCTGCTGGTCACCGGCCCTACCGGCTCGGGCAAGAGCACCACCCTCTACGGCGCCCTGACCACCCTTAACACTGCCGAGCGCAACATCATCACCGTCGAGGATCCGGTCGAGTACCAACTGGCCGGGGTAGGGCAGATCCAGGTCAATGCCAAGGTGGGGCTGACCTTCGCCTCGGGGCTGCGCGCCATCCTGCGTCAGGATCCCGACGTCATCATGGTCGGCGAGATCCGCGACCGGGAAACCGCCGAGATCGCCATCCAGGCCTCGCTCACCGGCCACCTCGTGTTCTCAACCCTGCACACCAACGACGCCGCCACCGCCGCCACCCGCCTGATCGACATGGGGGTCGAACCCTTCTTGGTCGGTTCGTCGCTCATCGGCATCCTGGCCCAGCGTCTGGTGCGCCGGCTTTGCCCCCACTGCCGCCGCGAGGCCGAGGTGACAGCGGCGGTGCAAGAGGAGCTGGAGTCGGTGATCGCCGCCCCGGTCCACTTCCACCCCGAGGGGTGCGACAAGTGTCTGGGGACCGGTTACATCGGCCGAGTCGGCATCTACGAATTGATCGTGGTCGACGACGCGTTGCGCGATCTGATCCAAGCCGGGGTCCCCTCCTCGAAACTGCGCGATGCGGCCAAGAGCAAGGGGATGCATACCCTGCGCGACAGCGGTGCACGCTTGGTCGCCCAGGGGGTGACCTCGGTCGAAGAGGTTCTGCGCGTGACCCGCATGGATCTGTAA
- a CDS encoding type II secretion system protein GspF produces MALFRYQGVNAKGRNVSGLLEGDSERQIRTKLRSDGIAPLSVTQERAEAGEGPKRGRRAKRAEVVLFTRNLATLLGAGITLVDALDASREQMEGESIEPVIAAVKGRVNEGSSLAGALSDHPRVFPDLYRAIIAAAEEAGALGPSLDRLADFLEESEALKGKLVVASVYPALMTVLGGGIVVGLVAVVVPKITKVFVDMGQTLPLPTRILMGISDLLAQHWGLMLLALGVLAGGMAWAVRGEEGRRRRDGWVLKVPLLRRLVIQLGVARFSRTLSILLGSGVPILSALRTAAPLMNNRILEGKVAEAAGEVREGGSLARALQRQATFPPLLIQMIKSGEGSGTLDRMLERVADRLDRETGATLAALMAVVEPLLIVVMAVAVGFVVVSVLLPIFEMNELVGKR; encoded by the coding sequence ATGGCGCTCTTCCGCTACCAAGGGGTCAACGCCAAGGGGCGCAACGTTTCGGGGCTGCTTGAGGGCGACTCGGAGCGGCAGATCCGTACCAAGCTGCGTAGCGACGGCATCGCCCCCTTAAGCGTGACCCAAGAGCGGGCCGAGGCGGGGGAGGGGCCCAAGCGGGGGCGGCGGGCCAAGCGGGCCGAGGTGGTGCTCTTCACCCGCAATCTGGCCACCCTGCTCGGGGCGGGGATCACCCTGGTTGACGCTCTGGATGCCAGCCGTGAGCAGATGGAGGGGGAGTCCATCGAGCCGGTGATTGCGGCGGTGAAAGGGCGGGTCAACGAAGGCAGTTCGTTGGCGGGCGCGTTGAGCGACCACCCACGGGTTTTCCCCGATCTTTACCGCGCCATCATCGCCGCCGCCGAAGAGGCGGGCGCCCTGGGCCCCTCCCTCGACCGGCTGGCCGACTTTCTTGAGGAATCTGAAGCACTCAAGGGCAAGTTGGTGGTCGCCAGTGTCTATCCCGCCCTGATGACGGTGCTGGGTGGCGGCATTGTCGTCGGATTGGTGGCGGTGGTGGTCCCCAAGATCACCAAGGTTTTCGTCGATATGGGGCAGACCCTGCCGCTGCCGACCCGCATTTTGATGGGGATCAGCGACCTGCTCGCCCAGCACTGGGGGCTGATGTTGCTTGCCTTGGGTGTGCTGGCCGGGGGGATGGCTTGGGCCGTGCGGGGGGAGGAGGGGCGGCGGCGCCGGGACGGTTGGGTGCTTAAGGTGCCGCTGCTGCGCCGCTTGGTCATTCAGCTGGGGGTGGCGCGGTTTTCGCGCACCCTTTCGATTTTGCTCGGTTCGGGGGTGCCGATCCTCTCGGCGCTGCGCACCGCCGCCCCGTTGATGAACAACCGAATTTTAGAGGGCAAGGTGGCCGAGGCGGCGGGCGAGGTGCGGGAGGGGGGATCCCTAGCCCGCGCCCTGCAACGGCAGGCGACCTTCCCCCCGTTGTTGATTCAGATGATCAAGAGCGGAGAGGGGAGCGGCACCCTGGATCGTATGCTGGAGCGGGTCGCCGACCGGCTCGACCGGGAGACTGGCGCCACCCTCGCCGCCCTGATGGCGGTGGTTGAGCCGCTGCTAATTGTGGTGATGGCGGTGGCGGTCGGATTTGTGGTGGTGTCGGTGCTGCTGCCGATCTTCGAAATGAACGAGTTGGTGGGCAAACGATGA
- a CDS encoding type II secretion system protein GspD: MSQPCTAMTTRSWRLSRWLAGMWLIATLGLAQPVQAAPLSIDFNDAEIHAVIKAMAEITGRNFLVDSRVKGRVSLVGPNPIDEKEAYQLFQAMLQSIGFTALDAGAVTKIVPVADAKQIDGPVGLDRRLGGQGDEMITQIVRLEYANAQMLVPVLRPLVNPNSVLVAYTPTNALIISDTAGNIRRLTKMIAGLDLPLSDALAELIPLKYASASNVQRMVKELFASGGGQGAAAQQQAIGQRLAIMADDRTNTLIVLGDEPQLRKVREMIATIDVPTAQTKSNIHLVTLSNADAEELSKILTQMLGSGAKPGDASQAPVTFNKAVNVVADKATNSLIITADPADFEVLAPVIEQLDVRRQQVFVEALIMEVSANKSREFGFEWQSMNGVNSSGVAAFGGTNFNNASSTGIRSVAGNITGLAGADGLAIGVAKGSITYGGNTFLNLGALVRALQTDADVNILSTPTLLTTDNQEAEIVVGQNVPFITGSYSTTGSTSTTTANPFQTVQRQDVGITLKLTPQISEGQFVHLDLYQEASSVAPSTTGAADLITNKRSVKTSVVVRDGQLVALGGLMQDNQTTTVKQVPCLGAIPLLGELFRYTVAGNSKTNLMVFLRPTIINSYDDLDRVSRLQFRRMDDVRVEQQYKGTWLFSPENPPKKLSDADLDAVFKGDVPMDEIENDAAKSPAPHPRETTPTQPQPHGGESGGQGG; the protein is encoded by the coding sequence ATGAGCCAACCCTGCACCGCAATGACGACACGTTCTTGGCGCCTGTCGCGCTGGTTGGCCGGGATGTGGCTTATCGCCACCTTGGGGCTGGCCCAGCCGGTTCAAGCAGCCCCCCTCTCCATTGATTTCAACGACGCCGAGATCCACGCAGTCATTAAGGCGATGGCCGAGATTACCGGCAGAAACTTCCTGGTCGACTCGCGGGTGAAGGGGCGGGTCTCTTTGGTGGGGCCCAACCCTATTGACGAGAAAGAGGCCTACCAGCTCTTCCAGGCGATGTTGCAAAGCATCGGTTTCACGGCGCTTGATGCCGGGGCAGTAACCAAAATCGTGCCGGTCGCCGACGCCAAGCAGATCGACGGACCTGTCGGGCTCGACCGCCGCCTGGGGGGGCAGGGGGACGAGATGATTACCCAGATCGTCCGCCTGGAGTACGCCAATGCTCAGATGCTGGTACCGGTGCTGCGCCCCCTGGTGAACCCCAACTCGGTATTGGTCGCCTACACCCCCACCAACGCGCTGATTATCTCTGATACTGCTGGGAACATTCGGCGGTTGACCAAGATGATCGCTGGACTCGATCTTCCCCTCTCAGACGCGCTCGCCGAACTCATACCTTTGAAGTACGCCTCGGCCTCGAACGTGCAGCGGATGGTTAAGGAGCTTTTCGCTTCGGGCGGAGGACAAGGGGCGGCAGCACAGCAGCAGGCCATTGGGCAGCGGTTGGCGATCATGGCCGACGACCGCACCAACACCTTGATTGTATTGGGCGACGAGCCGCAACTGCGCAAGGTGCGGGAGATGATCGCCACCATCGATGTCCCCACCGCCCAGACCAAAAGCAACATCCACCTGGTCACCTTGAGCAACGCCGACGCCGAAGAATTGAGCAAAATCCTCACGCAGATGTTGGGCAGTGGTGCCAAGCCGGGGGACGCCTCCCAGGCGCCGGTCACCTTCAACAAGGCGGTGAATGTGGTGGCCGACAAGGCGACCAATAGCCTCATCATCACCGCCGATCCCGCCGACTTCGAGGTTCTGGCCCCCGTCATCGAACAACTCGACGTGCGCCGTCAACAGGTCTTCGTCGAGGCGCTCATCATGGAGGTCAGCGCCAACAAAAGCCGTGAGTTTGGATTCGAGTGGCAATCGATGAACGGGGTGAACAGCTCGGGGGTCGCCGCCTTTGGGGGAACGAATTTCAACAACGCAAGCAGCACAGGGATTCGTTCGGTGGCGGGCAACATCACCGGTCTGGCGGGGGCCGATGGCCTGGCCATCGGGGTGGCCAAGGGGAGCATTACCTATGGTGGCAACACCTTTTTGAATCTGGGGGCGTTGGTGCGCGCCCTGCAAACCGATGCCGACGTCAACATCCTCTCGACCCCGACATTGTTGACCACCGACAACCAAGAGGCCGAAATTGTGGTGGGGCAGAATGTCCCCTTCATTACCGGTTCGTACTCCACGACAGGCAGTACCAGTACCACGACCGCCAACCCGTTTCAGACGGTGCAGCGACAGGATGTTGGGATCACCCTCAAGCTCACCCCCCAGATCAGCGAGGGGCAATTCGTCCATCTCGATCTTTACCAAGAGGCCTCTTCGGTCGCCCCTTCCACCACCGGCGCCGCAGACCTGATTACCAACAAACGCAGCGTGAAGACCTCGGTGGTGGTGCGCGATGGGCAGTTGGTAGCGTTGGGTGGGCTCATGCAAGACAACCAAACCACCACGGTGAAACAGGTCCCCTGCCTCGGGGCAATTCCGCTGCTGGGCGAGCTGTTTCGCTACACGGTGGCGGGCAACAGTAAAACCAACCTGATGGTGTTCTTGCGCCCCACGATCATCAATTCCTACGACGACCTCGACCGGGTCAGTCGCTTGCAATTCCGGCGCATGGACGATGTTCGGGTCGAACAGCAGTACAAGGGGACGTGGCTCTTCAGTCCCGAGAATCCCCCCAAGAAACTCTCAGACGCCGACCTCGACGCGGTTTTCAAAGGCGACGTGCCGATGGACGAAATCGAAAACGACGCCGCCAAATCCCCGGCCCCGCACCCCCGAGAAACCACACCTACCCAGCCGCAGCCCCACGGGGGGGAGAGCGGGGGACAGGGTGGCTGA
- a CDS encoding DNA-directed RNA polymerase subunit alpha → MSFLPNEKNWTDLIRPRRVEMEEISGSRHGRLVAEPLERGFGTTLGNAFRRVLLSSLRGAAVSRIRIDGILHEFSTLPGVEEDVTDIVLNLKGLWVTLDGDDEPATMRLDVTGPATVTGKDIDTGHRVKVLNPDHVIAHLGEDGKLNMELSVTSGKGYVPADRQESTGVIGELSIDALYSPIRRVSFNVENARIGQDTDFDRLLLEVETNGALSAVDAVSIAGKILTHQLNPFITFEPDVVEKVEEKEEQIPSILTRPITDLELSVRSMNCLKNEKLFYIGDLVTKSEQELLKTPNFGRKSLNEIKEVLERNGLELGMSVPGWPPENLPEPGTLPVSDANVDTATA, encoded by the coding sequence ATGAGCTTTCTGCCCAACGAAAAGAATTGGACCGACCTGATTCGGCCCCGCCGGGTCGAGATGGAAGAGATCAGCGGATCTCGGCATGGCCGTTTGGTGGCCGAGCCCTTGGAGCGTGGTTTCGGAACGACTTTGGGCAATGCTTTCCGCCGGGTGCTCCTCTCTTCTTTGCGGGGGGCGGCTGTCAGCCGGATTCGAATCGACGGAATCCTGCACGAGTTCTCCACCCTTCCCGGGGTTGAAGAGGATGTCACTGATATCGTCTTGAACCTCAAGGGATTGTGGGTGACCTTGGATGGCGACGACGAGCCGGCAACCATGCGTTTGGACGTAACCGGACCCGCGACCGTCACCGGCAAGGATATCGACACCGGCCACCGGGTGAAGGTACTTAATCCCGATCACGTCATCGCCCATCTGGGTGAGGATGGAAAGCTCAATATGGAGCTTTCCGTGACTTCCGGGAAGGGCTACGTGCCCGCCGATCGGCAGGAGTCGACTGGTGTGATCGGGGAGTTGAGCATCGATGCGTTGTACAGCCCGATTCGTCGGGTGTCCTTCAACGTCGAGAATGCCCGAATCGGCCAGGACACCGATTTCGACCGTTTGCTGCTTGAGGTCGAGACCAACGGCGCCTTGAGTGCGGTGGATGCTGTCTCCATTGCTGGGAAGATCTTGACCCATCAGCTCAATCCCTTCATTACCTTCGAACCCGATGTGGTCGAGAAGGTGGAAGAGAAAGAGGAGCAGATTCCGTCGATTCTGACCCGACCGATCACCGACCTTGAACTCTCGGTGCGCTCTATGAATTGCCTGAAGAATGAAAAACTCTTCTACATTGGCGATTTGGTCACCAAAAGCGAACAAGAACTGCTCAAGACCCCCAACTTCGGGCGTAAGAGCCTGAACGAGATTAAAGAGGTCTTGGAGCGCAATGGGTTGGAGCTGGGAATGTCGGTTCCCGGATGGCCCCCTGAAAACCTGCCCGAGCCCGGAACTTTGCCCGTCTCGGATGCAAACGTGGACACCGCGACTGCCTAA
- a CDS encoding 30S ribosomal protein S11, translating into MAKAQAASRVKKRERKNISDGVAHIKSSFNNTIVTITDKKGNTVSWSTAGAGGFKGSRKSTPYAAQLAAEEAGKKAAEHGLKNLEVMVKGPGSGRESAIRALAAAGFNITFIRDVTPIPHNGCRPPKRRRV; encoded by the coding sequence ATGGCCAAGGCACAAGCCGCCAGCCGGGTCAAAAAGCGCGAGCGGAAAAACATTTCCGATGGCGTGGCCCACATCAAGTCCTCCTTCAACAACACCATCGTCACCATCACCGACAAAAAGGGAAACACGGTTTCCTGGTCGACGGCGGGTGCTGGTGGGTTTAAGGGATCCCGGAAGTCGACCCCCTATGCGGCCCAGTTGGCGGCAGAAGAGGCTGGCAAGAAGGCTGCCGAGCACGGTCTCAAAAACCTGGAGGTCATGGTGAAGGGGCCCGGTTCCGGGCGTGAGTCGGCCATCCGCGCTTTGGCGGCTGCCGGTTTTAACATCACCTTCATTCGTGACGTGACGCCGATCCCCCACAACGGGTGCCGTCCTCCGAAGCGTCGCCGCGTCTGA
- a CDS encoding 30S ribosomal protein S4 encodes MARYLGSKCHQCRREGVKLYLKGSKCYSDRCPIETRPYPPGQHGQRRPRVSDYGVQLREKQKVRRIYGVLEKQFRKYFEEAARRRGNTGENMFSLLEARLDNVVYRMGFASSRNEARQVVRHNQIQVNGRRVNIPSYSVRVGDEVAVMEKSRGQARIQSAIEFASKQRGIPSWLEVDAQKLAGVFKAVPARTEIGLDDINESLIVELYSK; translated from the coding sequence TTGGCTCGTTATTTGGGTTCCAAGTGCCATCAATGCCGTCGTGAGGGCGTGAAGCTGTACCTTAAGGGCAGCAAATGCTACTCCGACCGCTGCCCCATCGAGACCCGTCCTTATCCTCCGGGTCAGCACGGCCAACGGCGTCCTCGCGTGAGCGACTACGGGGTTCAGTTGCGTGAAAAGCAGAAGGTTCGCCGGATTTACGGTGTGCTCGAAAAGCAGTTCCGCAAGTACTTCGAAGAGGCAGCTCGTCGCCGTGGCAACACCGGTGAGAATATGTTCAGCCTGCTCGAAGCACGCCTGGACAACGTGGTCTACCGGATGGGTTTTGCCAGCTCCCGCAACGAGGCTCGGCAGGTGGTTCGCCACAACCAAATCCAGGTGAATGGCCGTCGCGTCAATATTCCCAGCTATTCGGTTCGGGTGGGTGATGAAGTGGCCGTGATGGAAAAGAGCCGTGGTCAGGCTCGTATTCAGAGCGCCATCGAGTTTGCCAGCAAACAACGTGGGATCCCTTCCTGGTTGGAAGTTGATGCCCAAAAGCTCGCGGGGGTGTTTAAGGCGGTTCCTGCCCGTACGGAGATCGGCCTAGACGACATCAACGAGAGCTTGATCGTTGAGCTTTACTCGAAGTAA